A genomic segment from Archangium lipolyticum encodes:
- a CDS encoding TfuA-like protein — protein sequence MKVFVFTGPTLSEEDVRRELDATCLPPAAQGDVYRVSLERPGAIGIIDGYFERVPSVWHKEILWALSQGIHIFGSASMGALRAAELAPFGMEGVGTIYEAFRSGELRDDDEVAVTHGAAEDGYRVLTEAMVNIRGTLRRAEEEGVLRPATRAGLERMAKSLFYAERAWPTLLAGARREGLPEDEVAALRAWLPRGRVDQKREDALAMLRVIRERLAEEPGPKQVRFTFEHTDAWEEMRHRAARLPLGGRGDGPGMEEALLEELRLSGNYARAARGALGRALALEEARRQGRRSDEASLGRAELDLRREHGVLTPEGLTRWLEENGVEDFQRLLRDEADVRWVHDVLGLELERCLPDHLRVSGEYAALVARARDKLRVLGAHEPEGAEPGMTEEALWRWYFVTHLGRPVPDDLEHYARTAGFGEVRSLRRAVRRELLYARRRMEEGPESSGGA from the coding sequence GTGAAGGTCTTCGTGTTCACCGGGCCCACGCTCTCCGAGGAGGACGTGCGGCGCGAGCTCGACGCCACGTGCCTGCCGCCAGCGGCCCAGGGGGACGTGTACCGGGTCTCGCTCGAGCGGCCGGGGGCCATCGGCATCATCGATGGCTACTTCGAGCGGGTGCCCTCCGTCTGGCACAAGGAGATCCTCTGGGCGCTGAGCCAGGGCATCCACATCTTCGGGAGTGCCAGCATGGGGGCGCTACGGGCCGCGGAGCTCGCGCCCTTCGGGATGGAGGGGGTGGGCACCATCTATGAGGCGTTCCGGAGCGGTGAGCTGCGGGACGACGACGAGGTGGCGGTGACGCACGGTGCCGCCGAGGATGGATACCGCGTGCTCACCGAGGCGATGGTGAACATCCGGGGCACGCTGCGGCGCGCGGAGGAGGAGGGGGTACTCCGTCCGGCGACGAGGGCCGGGCTGGAGCGGATGGCCAAGAGTCTCTTCTACGCCGAGCGGGCCTGGCCGACGCTCCTGGCGGGCGCGAGGCGCGAGGGCCTGCCGGAGGACGAGGTGGCGGCGCTGCGCGCCTGGCTGCCCCGGGGACGCGTCGACCAGAAGCGGGAGGACGCGCTGGCGATGTTGCGGGTCATTCGCGAGCGGCTGGCGGAGGAGCCGGGACCGAAGCAGGTGCGCTTCACCTTCGAGCACACCGATGCCTGGGAGGAGATGCGGCATCGCGCGGCCCGGCTTCCGCTGGGAGGCCGTGGAGACGGGCCGGGGATGGAGGAGGCGCTGCTCGAGGAGCTCCGCCTGTCCGGGAACTACGCGCGGGCGGCCCGGGGCGCGCTGGGGCGTGCGCTGGCGCTGGAGGAGGCGCGGCGTCAGGGGCGGCGGAGCGACGAGGCGTCCCTGGGCCGCGCCGAGCTGGACCTCCGCCGCGAGCACGGTGTCCTCACGCCGGAGGGGCTCACCCGGTGGCTCGAGGAGAACGGGGTGGAGGACTTCCAGCGCCTCCTGCGTGACGAGGCGGACGTGCGCTGGGTGCACGACGTCCTCGGGTTGGAGCTGGAGCGCTGCCTGCCGGACCACCTGCGGGTCTCCGGCGAGTACGCGGCCCTGGTGGCCCGTGCGCGTGACAAGCTGCGAGTCCTCGGTGCGCACGAGCCGGAGGGCGCGGAGCCCGGGATGACGGAGGAGGCGCTGTGGCGCTGGTACTTCGTCACGCACCTCGGCCGCCCGGTGCCGGACGACCTGGAGCACTACGCGCGCACCGCTGGCTTCGGGGAGGTGCGGTCGCTGCGGCGGGCCGTGCGGCGGGAGCTGCTGTACGCGCGCCGGCGGATGGAGGAGGGGCCGGAGTCCTCCGGCGGCGCGTAG
- a CDS encoding YceI family protein codes for MRSRFSLFLSATLLGAAALSGCGTTPTEDRERITFPARGDFPGGTSGLESLSPGTRTYALDTDLEKSHLYVQIFTASLGHDHVVRATDWAGTVRFDPSNLSGCSVEVTVQVEGLDPERDEMRDLTGQDRVPEGDRESIRENLRAEDQLDLARHKTIQFTSRSCTLTGERGEGGHPVVEVTGDMTMRGATHEVKLPLEVAVDDQRVAARGVLTTRHTEFGFEPYSMAAGLFKNKDELFFVIDVRGQRAAP; via the coding sequence ATGCGGAGCCGATTCTCCCTCTTCCTGTCCGCGACGCTGCTCGGCGCGGCCGCCCTTTCTGGTTGTGGCACCACCCCCACCGAGGACCGGGAGCGCATCACCTTCCCCGCTCGCGGTGACTTTCCCGGCGGCACCAGTGGCTTGGAGTCCCTGTCGCCCGGCACGCGCACCTACGCGCTCGACACGGACCTGGAGAAGAGCCACCTCTACGTGCAGATCTTCACCGCCTCGCTCGGGCACGACCACGTGGTGCGCGCCACGGATTGGGCGGGCACGGTGCGGTTCGACCCCTCCAACCTGTCTGGCTGCTCGGTGGAGGTGACGGTCCAGGTGGAGGGGTTGGATCCGGAGCGTGACGAGATGCGCGACCTCACCGGCCAGGACCGTGTCCCCGAGGGCGACCGGGAGTCGATCCGCGAGAACCTCCGGGCGGAGGATCAGCTGGATCTGGCCAGGCACAAGACGATCCAGTTCACCTCCAGGTCCTGCACCCTCACCGGAGAGCGGGGCGAGGGCGGACACCCGGTGGTGGAGGTGACAGGCGACATGACGATGCGGGGCGCGACCCACGAGGTGAAGCTGCCGCTGGAGGTGGCGGTGGACGATCAGCGGGTGGCCGCACGCGGGGTGCTGACGACCCGCCACACGGAGTTCGGCTTCGAGCCGTATTCGATGGCGGCGGGGCTCTTCAAGAACAAGGACGAGCTCTTCTTCGTCATCGACGTGCGCGGGCAGCGCGCGGCCCCGTGA
- a CDS encoding c-type cytochrome translates to MMKKVVVAGLAVLLLVVLGAAGFVLGVMPRSRPASTRKVEATPEKVARGRYLAENVFVCFHCHSQSDMSLFGTPSKPGTLGGGGQCLSPEMGFPGTMCMSNITPDAETGLGQWSDGEIIRAIREGVSRDGRALMPIMPYRLYREMSDEDAEALVAYLRSIPAIRNPLAKTRLDFPMNVLIRFSPEPLETAVTAPARSDTVAYGRYLTTVGGCVDCHTPTDEKREPLPGKHFAGGQVFGLENDALVRSSNLTPHETGIGGLSRGTFIALFKRHALPEARRQVAPERNTVMAWLAYAGMTEEDLGAIYDYLKTLPPVDNDVLPWSTPPVVAPATP, encoded by the coding sequence ATGATGAAGAAGGTCGTCGTGGCGGGTCTCGCCGTGCTCTTGCTGGTGGTGCTGGGTGCGGCGGGCTTCGTGCTGGGAGTGATGCCGCGGTCGCGCCCGGCCTCGACCCGGAAGGTGGAGGCCACCCCGGAGAAGGTCGCGCGGGGCCGCTACCTCGCGGAGAACGTCTTCGTCTGCTTCCACTGCCACTCGCAATCGGACATGAGCCTCTTCGGGACGCCCTCGAAGCCCGGCACCCTGGGCGGTGGAGGCCAGTGCTTGAGCCCGGAGATGGGCTTCCCCGGCACGATGTGCATGTCCAACATCACGCCGGATGCCGAGACGGGTCTGGGCCAGTGGAGCGATGGAGAGATCATCCGCGCCATCCGCGAGGGCGTGAGCCGGGATGGCCGGGCGCTGATGCCGATCATGCCCTACCGCCTCTACCGGGAGATGTCCGACGAGGACGCGGAGGCACTCGTGGCGTACTTGAGGTCCATTCCGGCCATCCGCAATCCCCTGGCGAAGACGCGGCTCGACTTCCCGATGAACGTCCTCATCCGCTTTTCGCCCGAGCCCCTGGAGACGGCCGTCACCGCGCCGGCGCGCTCGGACACGGTGGCCTACGGCCGGTACCTGACCACCGTGGGAGGTTGCGTGGACTGCCACACGCCCACCGACGAGAAGCGCGAGCCGCTGCCAGGAAAGCACTTCGCCGGAGGCCAGGTGTTCGGGCTGGAGAACGACGCCCTGGTGCGCAGCTCGAACCTCACTCCGCACGAGACGGGAATCGGGGGGCTGAGCCGGGGCACCTTCATCGCGCTCTTCAAGCGCCACGCGCTGCCCGAGGCGCGGCGCCAGGTCGCCCCGGAGCGCAACACGGTGATGGCCTGGCTGGCCTACGCGGGGATGACGGAGGAGGACCTGGGCGCCATCTACGACTACCTGAAGACGCTGCCCCCGGTGGACAACGACGTCCTGCCGTGGAGCACCCCGCCTGTCGTGGCGCCCGCCACTCCGTGA